The following proteins are encoded in a genomic region of Stutzerimonas balearica DSM 6083:
- the tnpB gene encoding IS66 family insertion sequence element accessory protein TnpB (TnpB, as the term is used for proteins encoded by IS66 family insertion elements, is considered an accessory protein, since TnpC, encoded by a neighboring gene, is a DDE family transposase.), protein MMRPDAKVQKVYLYPKPVDFRKSINGLAALVELDIKVEVFNPVLFVFLNRSRNQVKILYWERNGFCLWLKRLEAERFKTKPDAGDEPIELTVDELNWLLDGIDLWRNRPHQVLTPRYVA, encoded by the coding sequence ATGATGCGTCCCGACGCCAAGGTGCAGAAGGTCTATCTCTATCCCAAGCCTGTCGACTTTCGTAAATCCATCAACGGCCTGGCGGCACTCGTCGAGTTGGATATAAAGGTGGAAGTGTTCAACCCGGTACTGTTCGTGTTCCTCAATCGCAGCCGCAACCAGGTGAAGATCCTCTATTGGGAGCGTAATGGTTTCTGCCTGTGGCTCAAACGCCTAGAGGCCGAGCGCTTCAAGACCAAGCCCGATGCCGGCGATGAGCCCATCGAGCTGACGGTCGACGAATTGAACTGGCTGCTCGACGGCATCGACCTCTGGCGAAACCGCCCTCATCAAGTCCTGACGCCGCGTTACGTGGCCTGA